The genomic stretch CGCCGTGGCGTTGAGCTTCATCGTGCACGAGCCGAGCGGAATCATCGAGTGCGTGAGCGACAGGTCGCGCGACTCGAGCCGGCGGATGTAGCGCAGCATCTCCGTCTCGGAGTGGTAGCTGTTGAAGACGGGGTGCGTGAGGTAGGTGCTCGTGCGCCGCAGGCTCGCGGGCAGCGGGCTGTCGATGCCCTGGCCCAGCTCGTCCATGGAGAAGCCCAGGGCCTTGCCGCCGGCGAACACGGAGAGGATGGCCTCCACGTCCGAGGCGCGGGTGATCTCGTCCAGGCTCAGGCCGATGGTGCGCTCGTCGATGCGGCGGAAGTTCATCCGGTTGGCCTCGGCGGCCGAGAGGATGGCGCGCACCTGCGGGGGCGTCGCGTCCACGCGCAGCGTGTCGAAGACGTGCTCGTGGGTGGCGGTGTAGCCGAGCTTCGCCAGCCCGCGCGCGAGCAGCACGGTGAGGCCGTGCACGCGCTCGGCGATGGCCTTGAGGCCCCGGGGCCCGTGGTACACCGCGTACATGCCGGCCATGATGGCCAGCAGCACCTGCGCGGTGCAGATGTTGCTCGTGGCCTTCTCGCGGCGGATGTGCTGCTCGCGCGTCTGCAGCGCCATGCGCAGGGCGCGCTGGCCCTGGGCGTCCTCGGACACGCCGATGATGCGGCCCGGCATGACGCGGGTGAAGGCGTTCTTCGTGGCGAAGAAGGCCGCGTGCGGGCCGCCGTAGCCCATGGGCACGCCGAAGCGCTGGGCGCTGCCCACCGCCACGTCCGCGCCGAACTCGCCCGGGGGCGTGAGCAGCGTGAGCGCCAGCAGATCCGTGGCGACGATGAAGAGCCCGCCCGCCGCGTGCAGCTTCTCGCCGAAGGCGCGGTAGTCGTGCACGACACCATCGGTGGCCGGGTACTGCACGAGCCCGCCCACGTATTTCTTCGCGGACAGGTCCACCGTGCGGTGGTCGCCCACGACGATCTCCACGCCCAGCGGCTGGGCGCGCGTGCGCACCACGTCGAGCGTCTGCGGGTGGCACGTCTCGGACACGAAGAAGGCCCCCTTGCCCTCGCCCTTGTCCTGGGCGATGGCGAGCGCCATGGCCTCGGCGGCGGCCGTGCCCTCGTCGAGCAGCGAGGCGTTGGCGACTTCCAGGCCGGTGAGGTCCATCACCATCGTCTGGAAGTTGAGCAGCGCCTCCAGCCGGCCCTGGGCGATCTCCGCCTGGTAGGGCGTGTACTGGGTGTACCAGCCCGGGTTCTGCAGGATGTTGCGCAGGATGACGAGCGGCGTCTGGGTGTCGTGGTAGCCCATGCCGATGAACGAGCGGAAGAGCTGGTTCTTCGCCGCGATGGACTCCAGCGCCGAGAGCGCCTCGGACTCGGTCCAGCCGCCGGCCACCCACAGGGGCTCCTTCGAGCGGATGGCTTGGGGAACGGTCTGGTCGATGAGCTCGTCGAGCGAGCCCACGCCCAGCGTCTTCAGCATCCCCTGCAGTTCCTTCTCATCCGGACCGATGTGCCGGTCGGCGAAAGACTCCTGGTATTTCCAGTTCAAGGACATAGGTATCGAGCACTCGCGGTGCGGGTGAAGCCGGGAGGCCGTGGATAACATCCGGCCTCGCGCGCGCCAGTCCGAAAGGCGTCAGGACCCCTTCAACAGGTCCTCGTACGCGCCGGCATCCAGGAGTCCCGCCAGCTGGCTGCTGTCCGAGGGCTCGAGTTCGAGGATCCACCCGGCCCCGTAGGGGTCCGTGTTGATGGCGGAGGCGTCGCCGAGCAGCGCCTCGTTGACCTTCACGACCTTGCCCGACAGGGGCGAGTAGAGGTCGGAGACGGCCTTGGTGGACTCGATGACGCCGAACTGATTGCCGGCGGTGAGGGTGGCGCCCACCTTGGGCAGCTCCACGTAGACCACTTCACCCAGGGACGACTGGGCGTGGTCGGTGACGCCCACCACCACCACGGAGCCCTCCTGCCGGGCCCACTCGTGCTCCTCGGTGTACTTGAGATTCTTGGGAATGTTGCCAGCCATGTGCGTCGCTCCTCTATTTCTTCCAGAAGGGGGTCTTCACCACCACGGCGGGCACCGCGCGGCCCCGGATTTCCACGTCGAAGGTCGAGCCCTCGCCGGACAGCTCCACGGGCACGTAGCCCATGCCGATGGGCTTCTTCACCGAGGGGCCCTGGGTACCGCTCGTCACCTCGCCCACCCGCTGCCCGTCCTTGAGCAGCGGGTAGCCGTGCCGGGGGATGCCCGAGCCCGTCACCTCGAAGCCCACCAGCTTGCGCTGGATGCCCTCGGCCTTCTGCTTCGCCAGCGCGTCGCGGCCGATGAAGCCACCCGCCTTGTCCAGCTTGCAGATCCACCCGAGCCCGGCCTCCAGCGCGGTGTGCGCGTCGTCGATGTCGTTGCCGTAGAGGGCGAACTTCATCTCCGTGCGCAGGCTGTCGCGGGCGCCCAGGCCACAGGGCTTCACGCCGTCGGCCTGCCCCTCCTGGAGCAGCGCCTTCCAGAGCGCCTCCGCGTCACCGGGCGCGCAGTACAGCTCGAAGCCGTCCTCGCCCGTGTAGCCGGTGCGCGAGACGATGCAGGCGATGCCCGCCACCGGCCCTTCCGCGAAGCGGTAGGTGCCGATCTTCGTCAGGTCCACCGGGGTGAGCCGCTGCACGAGCGCCACGGCCTTGGGGCCCTGCACGGCGATCTGCGCGTAGTCGTCGCTGCGGTCCACCGGCTTGACGCCCTCGGCGCGCGCCTGCATCCAGGCGAAGTCCTTGTCCTTGTTGGAGGCGTTGACGACGATGAGGATGCGCTCGGGCGAGAAGCGGTAGGCCACCACGTCATCCACGAAGCCGCCCTGCTCGTTGAGCAGCCCGGCGTAGAGCGCCTGGCCATCCGCGCACTTGGAGAGATCGTTGGTGATGAGCCGGTTGGCGGTCTCCAGGGCGCCGGGGCCGCGGAACTCGATCTCCCCCATATGGGACACGTCGAAGAGGCCCACCGCGTTGCGCACGGCCTCGTGTTCGGCGATGACGGAGCTGTACTGCACCGGCATGTCCCAGCCGGCGAAGTCCACCATCCGGGCGCCCAGCGCACGGTGGCCGTCGTTGAGCGGCGTTCGCCGGGTCATGTTCATCTCTCCTGGGAGGGGGGTGAAAACGGCGCGGACTATAACCGCGTACCTCCCTCAATCAAGGTTCTCGGGAAGCCCTCCGAGACGTTCTAGACTGTTCGCGTCATGAAGATCCGCAATCGCTTGAACCCGTCCAACCCCTGCTTCTCCTTCGAGTTCTTCCCGCCGAAGACGGATGCGGGAACCGCCAGCCTGCTGCAGACGCTGGAGGACCTGGCGCAACTGGAGCCGGGATTCGTCTCCGTCACCTATGGCGCGGGAGGCAGCACGCGCGATCGCACGGTGGAGCTCGTCACGCGCATCAAACGCGACACGGGCATCGAGGCCATGGCCCACCTCGCGTGCCTGGGCCACACGCGCGAGGAGCTGCGCGAGCTGTTACGGCGGCTCGAGGAGGCGGGGATCGACAACGTGCTGGTGCTGCGCGGCGACGTACCCCAGGGCGCCTCCCCCTCCACCCTCGCGGACTCGGACTTCCGTCATGCCGCGGATCTCGTGCGCTTCATCCGCGAGGAGGATTTCAATTTCAGCCTGGGCGGGGCGTGCTATCCGGAGGGCCACGTGGAAACGCGCTCGCGGGACGAGGACCTGCTGCACCTCAAGGCCAAGGTCGACGCCGGCCTGGACTTCGTCATCACCCAGCTCTTCTTCGACAACGCCTTCTACTTCGACTTCGTCGAGCGGGCGCGCCGCGTCGGCATCAACGTCCCCATCGTCCCGGGCATCATGCCCATCACCAACCACGAGCAGATCCAGCGCTTCACCCGCATGTGCGGCGCCACCATCCCCATGCGCCTGGCACTCCAACTGGAACAACTCAAGGACCAGCCGGAGGCCCTGGTGCAACTGGGCGTGGCGCACGCCACGGTGCAATGCATGGAGCTGCTCTCGCGTGGTGTACCGGGAATCCACTTCTACACGCTCAACAAATCACCCGCCACGCGGATGATCGTGAGCGCCTTGAGGGCCCGTACATGAGTGGTCCCGGTCTCAATGTCCCCCTGAACGACCCCCGCCTGCCCACGCTGCGCCGGGTGCGTCCTCCCGCCTTTCTCCTGCTCTGTACGGGAATCCTGGACATCCTTTTCTGGATCGTCATGGTGACGCTGAATCTTTTGCGCGTGGAGCACTTCACCGTGCCCGCGGATCAGCTCTGGCCGTTCCTCTTCAACCTCGTGGGAGCGCTCGTCGCGCGAGGCATCTCCATCTGGGCCGCGCTCAACATCGTGAATCTGCGGAAATGGGGGATTGGCATGGTGGGCTCGCTGACCATCATGCTGCCGCTCGCGCCCGCGTGCTGCTTCGGCGTGCCGGTGGGAGCCTGGATGCTGTTCGTCCTGAATGACACAGACGTTCGCAAGCACTTCACCTGAAGTGCATTTGTGCGTGCGCTCTGTCGTCGCGAAAGCGGTCTTTCTCTCCCCCGCCCCGCGCCCTATTCTCGCGGGGCATTCACCTGATGGAGAGAGTGGTCCATGGATCATCACTACGCGGACATCAACGGCATCCGCATGCATTACGTCACGCATGGTGCGGGGGAGCCCATCCTCTTCATCCATGGCTTTCCCGAGTACTGGGGAGTCTGGAAGAAACAGATGAATGATCTGGGCAAGGACTACTTCGTCATCGCCCCGGACATGCGCGGCTACAACCTCACCTCCAAGCCCAAGGAGGTCGAGGCCTACCACATCCGGCATCTCGTCGAGGATCTGCGCTGTCTGCTGGAGCACCTGGGCATCAAGAAGACGAACATCGTCTCCCAGGACTGGGGCGCGCTGGTGGGCTGGAGCTTCGTGCTGCGCCAGCCCGAGTACGTGCGCCGGTTCGTCACCATCAACATCACCCACCCCGCCCTGTTCGACCGGGAGCTGCGCGAGAACCCCCGCCAGCAACTGGCGGCCCAGTACATGCTCGTCTTCCAGACGCCGAATGCCGAGGGGCAGATCATGGGCGATGACTACGCGTGGGCCCGGCAGGCCGTCCTCAACGACGCCCGGGCGCACGGCGCCATCCTGTCCGAGGATGACATGGCCGAGTGGGTCAGCGCCTGGAAGCAGCCGGGCAGCGTCACCGGCGGGCTCAACTACTACCGGGCGGCGAAGATGGGCCCGCCCGACCACCAGGGCCACGTGGGAGGCAGCAACCTCACCGAGGGGCTTCGGCCGGACCAGCTCGTGGTGAACAAGCCCGTGCTCTTCATCCACGCCGAGCAGGACACCTATCTGCTGCCGGACGGACAGCGCGGACTGCGGGAGTTCGTGCCCCAGATCTCCATCCAGCGCCTGGCGGAAGCCACCCACTGGGCCACCCTCGAGAAGCCCAAGGAAATCAGCCAGCTCGTCCGCAACTTCCTGAACACCACCACCTGAGTCCCGGAGCGCGAGCAACTCCCCGCCCGCGAAGAAGATCGCGGGGAGTCCGGGCACTCAGGCCGCGTACGCGAGCAGCTTCTTGAGCAGCGGCTTCACCAGTTCCTGCCCACGCAAGGCGTTGCGCCAGCGGCTGGGGATGGCGTTGATTCCCTCGCGCAGCCCGGCGATGCCTCCCGCCACCGCCGCCGTCGTGTCGGTGTCATGCCCGAGCACGATCGCCGCCTTCACCACCCGCTCGAAGGAGTCGGCCTCCAGGCAATCGCGCGCCGAGAGCAGACAATCCACCACGTACCCCGTCCCCTTGCCCCGGTAGGGCACGTCCGGACGCACCGCGGCCTCCAGCTCCGAGCGCTGCTCCATCCCCACGGGGTACAGCGCCCGGAAGGAGGCCAACGCGTCGGCCCACGCCCGCGAGGAGCCCTCCAACGTCCGCCGCGCCCAGAGACAGTAGAGCGCGCAGCACACCTGGGAGCGCACGTGTCCGTGCGTCACCCGGGACTGGAGCATGGCGTCGCGCGCCAGCGCCTGATCATCTCCCCGGTGCCAGAGCGCCAGCGGCAACACCCGCATCAGCGCGCCATTGCCATTGTCCCGCTCGCCCGCCGGACCCGCCTTGAGCGCGGGCACGCCCTCGCGCAGATTCGACAGGGCCGTGCGCGTCTGGATGCCCACGTCGAACACCTCACCATCCACCGCCAGGTAGCCCCGCTCGAACCAGTTGACGAGCCGCCGCCCGAGGTCCTCCAGGTCCAACATCCCCCGGGACAGGAGCGAATCGAGCAGGCACAGCGCATGCGCGCCATCATCCGACCACGTCCCCGGAGGCACCTGGGCATGTGCCTGGGAGAAGCCCGCCGGAGGCGTGAACTCGATCTGCGCGGGTGGAGGAATCTGCTCCGGGGCGTGGAACTCGTAGGGCACACCCAGCGCATCCCCGATGAGCAACCCATACAGCCCGCCCTCGAGCCGCTCGCGCCGCGTCGGCATCAAGCCCCTCCCTTGGCCGCGTCCAGGGTGTTGCGCATCAACATGGCGATCGTCATCGGCCCCACGCCGCCGGGCACCGGGGTGATGAACGAGGCGCGCTCCAGGGCGGCCGCGAACTCCACGTCCCCCTTGAGCTTCCCATCCGGCATCCGGTTCATCCCCACGTCGATGACCACCGCGCCGGGCTTGATCCACTCGCCCTTGATGAGCTCGGGCACGCCCACCGCCGCCACGACGATGTCCGCCCGTGACACCTCCTCGGCCAGGTTGCTCTTGCGGTGGCAGATGACCACCGTCGCGTCCGCCTGCAACAGCATCAACGCCATGGGCTTGCCCACGATGTTGCTGCGCCCCACCACCACGGCCCGCTTGCCCGCGGGGTCGCACCCCACCTCGCGCAAGAGCCGCATGACCCCAAAGGGCGTGCACGCCCTCGGCCCCGGCTTGCCGAGCGACAGCTTGCCCGCGTTCATCGGATGGAAGCCGTCCACGTCCTTCTCCGGACGCACCGCCGAGATGATCCGCTCCGCGTCGATGTGCTTGGGCAGGGGGAGCTGCACGAGGATGCCGTGGACCGCGGGATCCTCGTTCAGCCGCTCCACCAGCGACAGCAGCTCCTCCTCGGTGATGCTCGCGTCCGGGTGCTCCTCCCACGAGTTGAAGCCCACCTCCTCGGCCGCCTTCTTCTTGCCGGTGACGTAGATCTTCGAGGCGGGATCCTCCCCCACCCGGACCACCGTCAGCCCCGGCACCAGGCCGCGCTCGGCCTTGAGCCGCTCCACTTCCTGCTTCACCTCGGCGCGCACCCTCGCCGCCACCGCTTTTCCGTCGATCAACTGGCCCATAGCGCGGCGGACTCTATGCGAAACTTCCCGCCGGTCTAGGGAGTGACGCACGCGTGGCACCTGGAAAAGTTCTCGGAGCGATGCTTGGGCTCGGCGTGGGGCTGCTGATCGGCGGCCTCTGGCCCGTCGTCGTGCTCGTGCTCGCCGGAGTCCTGGTGGGCCATCAGCTCGACGGGCTGCTCCAGCCGCCTGCCCGCACGGCCGGCACCAACACTCCCCCTGCCCCCGAGCCCCAGGAACTGGCCGCTCAGCAACACTTCGCCCGCCATCTGTGCGCCCTCTTCATCGAAGTGGCCCGGGCCGATGGCGACCTGGTGCGCGACGAGGTGCGCGTGGTGCGTGAGTACTTCGCCGAACAACTGCGCTACGGCCCCGAGTCGCTCGAGCTCGTGCGCCGCTACCTCAAGGAGCACCTCGCCCGTCCGCCCACCCTGGAGGACTCCGCCGCCGCGTGCCGTGACGAGCTGACCATGTCGGCACGGCTGCTGCTGCTCGATGCGCTGTACGGGCTGGCGCTCGTCGATGGCCAGCTCCACCGCGCCGAGCAGGAGACGCTGCGCCGGATCGCCCAGGGACTCGGGTTGTCCGAGGCGCAGATACGCTCCGTCACGGCGCGCCACTTCGGCGAGGCCCAGGCACACTACACCCGGTTGGGCCTCACCCCCGAGGCCAGTGACGCGGACGTGAAGCGGGCCTTCCGCCAGCTCGCCGCCATCCACCACCCGGACCGGGTCGCCCATCTCGGCCCCGGGGCCGTCGAACAGGCCTCGCGCCGCTTCCAGGAGATTCGCGAGGCCTACGAGAAGATCCGCCAGCTCCGCGGAGGCTGAGTCCACGCGAGGCGGAGCCAGGTGGAGAACCCCACCCGGTGGGCGGACGAGCGGATGGCGGGGCACACCGCGAGGAAAACCGGGCGGCGGAGTGTTTGTCCGCGAGAGGGCTCTGCTCCGGCCGGTCTGGCGAGAAAAGAGTGACATGGGTCGGTTGGCGAAGCTGCTGGAGGAGCGCGGCGAGCAAGTGCTCCACGAATGGAGCGAGCGCGTGGCCAGCGCCTGGCACCGGGCGGCGTGTCGCGCTCGGAGCTGGAGGACCCACTCCCCTCCGTCCTGCGCCAACTGAGGATGGCCCCATGTGGTGGGGCCTCCAAGGATGAACCCTCCGCCGGAATGGGCATGGGTGCCGCCGGGCGCGAGCACGGTGCCCAGCGCTTCCGGTTGGGCTTCACACCGGGCGAGCTGGTGCGCGAGTACGGCCTGCTGAGCGACCTGCTGCTGGAGCTGCTCGTCGACCATGGCCTCCAGCTCCCACCGGAAGAGGTGCGGCTGCTGACGAGCCTCGTGGCCACGGCCACCGCCGAGGCGGTGGAGGAGCACGCCCGCCAGCAAGCGCGCGCGCGGCGCGAAGAGTGGGAGGATCAGGGCCCTCGCCCCCGCCAGCTCCCGGGGGAGGGAGAGCGCGCCCGCCTCAACGCCCTCTTCCTGCAGGCCCCCGTGGGCATAGGCATCATCCGGGGCCCCCAGGCCGTCATTGATCTGGCCAATCCCCAGCTCTGCCGCCTCTGCGGGCGCCGCCCCGATCAGGTGGTGGGCAAGCCCTTGCTGGAGGCGCTGCCAGAGCTGGAAGGGCAAGGATTGGACGACCTGATGCGCGAGGTGATGGCCACGGGCGTGGCCTTCGTGGCCAAGGAGCAGGCGATCCGGTTCGCGCGGGGCGCGGACGGAGCGCTGGAAACCGCGTACTTCAACTTCGTCTATGACGCCCTTCGCGATGAGCAAGGCCACGTCGAGGGCGTCATCATCGTCGCCACGGAGGTGACGCAAGCCGTGCTCGCCCGCCAGCAGGTGGAGACCCTGCTCCAGCGCACCCAGGAGTCCGAGCAGGCCCGCGCCGCGATGATGGACGCGCTCGCCGCGCAGACGCTCGTGGCCGTGTGCTACCTGCGCGGCCCCGACCACGTCTTCGAGACGGCCAATCCCGTCTACCGTCAGTTCGTGGGCCGGGACGTGGTGGGCATGAAAGCGCTGGAGGCCCTTCCCGAGCTGGCATCACAAGGGTTTCCCTCCAACCTGACGCGGGTGTTCCAGACAGGGGTGCCCTACATGGTGCGGGCAGTTCCGGTCCGGGTGGCCCAGGGGCGCGATGGGCCGCTGAACGAGCGCCTGTTCGATCTCATCTACCAGCCCGTGCGCTCGCCCAAGGGAGGCATCGACGGCGTCCTCTCCCTGGTGTTCGAGGTGACGGAGCAGGTGCGCCTGCGGCAGGAGGCCCAACGGATGGCCGAGGAGGAACGGAGCCGCCGGGACTTCGAGCAGCACCTCATCGGCATCGTCAGCCATGACTTGCGCACCCCCTTGAACGCCATCCTCCTGGGTGTGCGGCAACTGCTGCGCCGCGAGGATCTGGACGCCTCCTTCGTCAAGTGCCTCAAACGGCTGCACTCGAGCACCGAGCGCGCCGTGCGCATGGTGCGCGATCTGCTGGACTTCACCCAGGCGCGCCTGGGCGGAAGACTGAAGATCGAGCGCGCGCCGATGAACGTGCACGAGGTGGTACGCGCGGCGGTGGAGGAGTTGCAGGCGACCCACCCCGAGCGCGAGCTGCGACTGGAGACACGGGGAAACGGCCAGGGGAAGTGGGATGGGGATCGGCTGGCGCAACTGGTGGGCAACGCGCTCAAGTACAGCCCCGCGAACAGTGTCGTGACGGTGCGCAGCCAGGGCTGGCCCGAGGACGTCCGGCTGGAGGTGCACAACCTGGGAGAGCCCATCGCCGAGGAGGCGCTGCCCCGGCTCTTCCAGCCCCTGCAACGCGCCGTGGAGGGCACCGACAAGACGAGCCGCAACGTGGGCCTGGGCCTGTACATCGTGGATCAGATCGTGCGCGCGCACGCGGGCCGCATCCAGGTGAGTTCGACCGCGCGCGAGGGCACCCTCTTCGCCGTGCGCCTGCCACGCGAGGGTTGAACCCCACCGGGCCGTGGTCCAGGCGTTGCAAAGAGGGCGCGCCATGACCCTTCTCCCTTTGCGTGGTTCGACGTTCGTGTCGCTGCTGTTCCTCCTGCTGCTCGCGCCCCGCGAGGGTCTCGCCGCCGGAGATACACCCCTGGCCTCCCTGGCGCCCTCCACCACCGGGAGGAGCCTCACCCTGGAGGGCGAGGAGCACGCGCCCTCGACGGAGGAGGCGTCCGGCTGGGAGTTTCGACGGGGCCGGGCGCCCCTGGGACTTCGTCTGCTCACGGAAGTGGGAGCGGGCGTCGTCACAGCCGCGGCGGGAGGGCTCGTGGCGGGGCTCGGGGGATTCGGGCTGTGCCAGGGCACGGGCCTGCTGTACGCCACGGAAGGCGGCTGTTTCTACGCCATGCTCTTCGGCGCCATGGCGGGCATGGCGATCAGCTATCCCGTGGGCGTCTGGTGGGGCGGCGAGGCCGTGGGGGGAGATGGCCGCCTGTGGGCCTCGCTCCTGGGCGGAGGCCTGGGGCTCGCGGCGGGGTACCTGGGCTCGCGAGTCCTCATCGCCCAGACCCAGCGGGGCGAATTCCTCATCGCCATTCCCCTGCTCGCCATGGTGGGGGCCTCCCTGGGCTACGAATTGTCCACCGCGCGCCCGAGCGTCCAGCCCCTCCTGGCCCTCGACACGCGCGGGGGAATGCTCGGCCTGGCGGGCCGCTTCTGACACGCGACATTCCTGTCCGCTTGGTGCGCGGCGAGCCCTGACGGGGATGTCCTGGGGTGGGGCATGATGCGCACGCCATGAAGCCACTCACCGAGGAACAACGAGCCACCCTGGAGGACCTCTACCAGCGGGTCGACACGCGGGCGTCCTCCATCTCCGAGGGCCATGACTGGTGGCCCTGCCGCAAGGGGTGCGATCACTGCTGCCGCCACCTGGCGGAACCACTGACCGTCTCCGAATGGGAATGGATCTACCTCTGGGAGGCCTTCCAGGCCTTGTCCCCCGCCGTGCGGGAGGAGATCCGCACGCGGGTGGCCGAGATGGAGGGCACGCAGCGGCCCTATACCTGCCCCTTCCTGGATCGTGAGTCCGGAGGGTGCCGGGTGTACACGCACCGGCCCCTGGCCTGCCGCACGTATGGCTTCTACGTCAGCCGGGGCGTGGGCACCTGGTGCCACTTCATCCACGCGCTGCTCGAGCAGCATGGAGAGGGAGGCATCCTCTGGGGCAACCACGACGCCGTGGAGACCACCCTGGAGCGGCTGAGTGGTCCCCCGCTCTCTCTGTTCCAATGGTTCTCCGCCCACCCCGGCTGAGACAAGTATTGTACTGGAGTCCAATGCCACCTCTCCGTTCATGGGGCCGCACCCATCAAGGAGAAGCACCAAACCGAGACGACGAGACCAGGTCCCGCCTCCAATGCGAGCGGAAATCCGCTGGGACCATCCATGTGGAGTGGATGACATAAGCCGCTCCCATGTTCATCGACACTAGTCTGCAAAACGTGCATAGCTTGACATGGCGGTATTTATTTCCATACCTTTTCCAACCATGATCCAGCCGGGAATCGAAGACGCCATCAAGAAGATCGTGCAGAGCACGCTCAATCTGCCCGAGAGCGAGATCGATTCGTCCACCAACCTCCGGGATCTTCCTGGGGTCGAGTCGATCAAGATCCTCCGCATCGTCGCCAGCCTGGAGAAGAAGTTCGACGTCCGGCTCGATGATCAGGTGGTGTTCCGAGTGAGCACCATCGAGGAGCTGGCGGGCGCGGTGTCCAAGCTGGTCGAGGAGCGGCGGACGCCGTGAACACCACCGGCCAAAAGACCCCACGCCCGGGGGAAGGTTGGTCTCACGGGGTCACCAACACGCACTACGATCAGGATCCACGCCTCTTCCAGCTCTTCCTGGATCCCTCGATGAAATACAGCCCGGGCTTGTTTCCAGAGGGCAACGAGGATCTCGAGACGGCGCAGCACAAGAAGATGCACTTCATCGCCCGGCAGCTCGGGCTGAAGGGCGGAGAGCGCGTCCTCGATGTGGGGTGTGGCTGGGGCAGTCTCGTCTGCTTCCTGGCCCGGGAGTATGGCTGTGAGGTGGTGGGCGTGACACCCGCTCCGCGCCAGGCCGACTACATCCGCGCGCGCGCGGCGCGGCTCGGCGTCGCCGGGAAGGTGCGGATCGAGGTCGGCCACTTCCATGAGGTCTCGCTTCCCACGGGTGCCTTCCAGGGCATGACCTTCGTCGGCTCCATCACCCACTTTCATGACAAGCCAGGGACGCTCGTCAGGGCCTGGTCGCTCCTCAAGCCCACCGGCAACGTCTATCTTTCCGAGACCTGCTTCTGCAACGCGGCGAAGCGGCGGGAGTTCGAATCCCGGCCCGGGACGAAGTTCGTGCTCCAGGACACCTTCGGCTGGGCGGAGCTGCTCCCCGTCTCGGACTACGTGCGCTACTTCGAGGACGCGGGCTTCTCCCTGCGTGGGCTGGTGGATCTCACCGAGGAGTACTTCCGGACGATAGAGCTGTGGAGCGAGAACGCGCGGCGCAACCGCCAGGCGCTCGACGCCATCGAGCCGGACCTGTGCGAGCGGCTGCTCAAGTACTTCGAGATCTCGAACGCGGGTTGGGGTTACACCAGCAAGCAATACGCGCTGGTCGCATCGAAGCGCCGCTAGCAGCGCCCTGGGGGGGCACATGAACAAGACGCACATCCAGCCAGAGCGCATGCGCCGGCTCGTCACCGACTACATCGAGCGGTGGGAGACGAAGCCCTGGGGGGCGGTGGACATCCCCTGGGAGCAACTCCAGGCGGACCGCCTCACCGAGACCCAGGGCTCGGCCATCCGCTTCGTCACCCTCATCGAGGATCACGTCCCAGGCTACATCCAGGACGTGCTGAAACACTTTCCAGCCGATGAGTCGGTCTCTCCCAGCCAGTTCATGCACAACCGGGAACTCTTCCGGTTCTTCATGCGCTGGGCCCAGGAAGAGGACCGGCACGCGGATGTCTTTGGCCGCTACCAGGTACGCGCCGGCATCCAGAGCGAGGAAGCCCTTCACGCCGAGCTGTGCCGGCAGGGCCGCAAGACGTGGCGCTTTCCCCGCGAGCTTCCCGTCCAGATCTTCACGTACACCGTCATCCAGGAGAAGGCCACCCAGCTCTACTACCAGATGCTGGGCCGGGCGGTGGACGAGCCCGTGCTCAAGGTGCTCCTGAACCGGATCCAGAAGGACGAGGCCCGGCACTTCGCCTTCTACGCGAGCATCCTCGAGGCCTATATCGAGGAGCTGGGACAGGACATCCTCCCGGCGATCCAGGAGGTGCTCCACTCCTTCAAGATGCCGCTGGCGGAGCAGCTCGACAATTACTGGCGGTGGTCGTTGGAAGTCAGTGACGCGGCGGGAGGCTATGATCACACCGCCGCGTATACGGAGTTGGTGCG from Cystobacter ferrugineus encodes the following:
- a CDS encoding ADP-ribosylglycohydrolase family protein; the protein is MPTRRERLEGGLYGLLIGDALGVPYEFHAPEQIPPPAQIEFTPPAGFSQAHAQVPPGTWSDDGAHALCLLDSLLSRGMLDLEDLGRRLVNWFERGYLAVDGEVFDVGIQTRTALSNLREGVPALKAGPAGERDNGNGALMRVLPLALWHRGDDQALARDAMLQSRVTHGHVRSQVCCALYCLWARRTLEGSSRAWADALASFRALYPVGMEQRSELEAAVRPDVPYRGKGTGYVVDCLLSARDCLEADSFERVVKAAIVLGHDTDTTAAVAGGIAGLREGINAIPSRWRNALRGQELVKPLLKKLLAYAA
- a CDS encoding acyl carrier protein, with translation MIQPGIEDAIKKIVQSTLNLPESEIDSSTNLRDLPGVESIKILRIVASLEKKFDVRLDDQVVFRVSTIEELAGAVSKLVEERRTP
- a CDS encoding YkgJ family cysteine cluster protein — encoded protein: MKPLTEEQRATLEDLYQRVDTRASSISEGHDWWPCRKGCDHCCRHLAEPLTVSEWEWIYLWEAFQALSPAVREEIRTRVAEMEGTQRPYTCPFLDRESGGCRVYTHRPLACRTYGFYVSRGVGTWCHFIHALLEQHGEGGILWGNHDAVETTLERLSGPPLSLFQWFSAHPG
- the folD gene encoding bifunctional methylenetetrahydrofolate dehydrogenase/methenyltetrahydrofolate cyclohydrolase FolD, encoding MGQLIDGKAVAARVRAEVKQEVERLKAERGLVPGLTVVRVGEDPASKIYVTGKKKAAEEVGFNSWEEHPDASITEEELLSLVERLNEDPAVHGILVQLPLPKHIDAERIISAVRPEKDVDGFHPMNAGKLSLGKPGPRACTPFGVMRLLREVGCDPAGKRAVVVGRSNIVGKPMALMLLQADATVVICHRKSNLAEEVSRADIVVAAVGVPELIKGEWIKPGAVVIDVGMNRMPDGKLKGDVEFAAALERASFITPVPGGVGPMTIAMLMRNTLDAAKGGA
- a CDS encoding TerB family tellurite resistance protein, whose amino-acid sequence is MLGLGVGLLIGGLWPVVVLVLAGVLVGHQLDGLLQPPARTAGTNTPPAPEPQELAAQQHFARHLCALFIEVARADGDLVRDEVRVVREYFAEQLRYGPESLELVRRYLKEHLARPPTLEDSAAACRDELTMSARLLLLDALYGLALVDGQLHRAEQETLRRIAQGLGLSEAQIRSVTARHFGEAQAHYTRLGLTPEASDADVKRAFRQLAAIHHPDRVAHLGPGAVEQASRRFQEIREAYEKIRQLRGG
- a CDS encoding sensor histidine kinase, giving the protein MERARGQRLAPGGVSRSELEDPLPSVLRQLRMAPCGGASKDEPSAGMGMGAAGREHGAQRFRLGFTPGELVREYGLLSDLLLELLVDHGLQLPPEEVRLLTSLVATATAEAVEEHARQQARARREEWEDQGPRPRQLPGEGERARLNALFLQAPVGIGIIRGPQAVIDLANPQLCRLCGRRPDQVVGKPLLEALPELEGQGLDDLMREVMATGVAFVAKEQAIRFARGADGALETAYFNFVYDALRDEQGHVEGVIIVATEVTQAVLARQQVETLLQRTQESEQARAAMMDALAAQTLVAVCYLRGPDHVFETANPVYRQFVGRDVVGMKALEALPELASQGFPSNLTRVFQTGVPYMVRAVPVRVAQGRDGPLNERLFDLIYQPVRSPKGGIDGVLSLVFEVTEQVRLRQEAQRMAEEERSRRDFEQHLIGIVSHDLRTPLNAILLGVRQLLRREDLDASFVKCLKRLHSSTERAVRMVRDLLDFTQARLGGRLKIERAPMNVHEVVRAAVEELQATHPERELRLETRGNGQGKWDGDRLAQLVGNALKYSPANSVVTVRSQGWPEDVRLEVHNLGEPIAEEALPRLFQPLQRAVEGTDKTSRNVGLGLYIVDQIVRAHAGRIQVSSTAREGTLFAVRLPREG